One part of the Arthrobacter tumbae genome encodes these proteins:
- a CDS encoding D-sedoheptulose-7-phosphate isomerase produces MGHLQQVLPAVESLMASAAHLADWGVDLAGRLMAGQRLLAAGNGGSAAEAQHLTAELVGRFDGDREPFSAISLHAESSAVTAIANDYGYENMFARQVQGHGREGDVLMLLSTSGNSPNLLRAAEAARKIGVTSWALTGPGPNPLTALCDDHVAVEARSANAQEGHLIALHAICRAFDSEVARCRAGKGTP; encoded by the coding sequence ATGGGACACCTGCAGCAGGTCCTCCCCGCGGTGGAGTCGCTAATGGCTTCGGCCGCCCACCTCGCCGACTGGGGCGTTGACCTTGCCGGGCGGCTCATGGCCGGCCAGCGCCTGCTCGCGGCGGGCAACGGCGGATCGGCGGCGGAAGCGCAGCACCTCACCGCGGAGCTGGTGGGCAGGTTCGACGGTGACCGTGAGCCGTTCTCCGCGATCTCCCTGCACGCGGAGTCCTCCGCAGTCACCGCGATTGCCAATGACTACGGCTACGAGAATATGTTCGCGCGTCAGGTGCAGGGCCACGGGCGGGAGGGCGACGTGCTGATGCTCCTGAGCACCAGCGGAAACAGTCCTAACCTGCTGCGCGCCGCCGAAGCCGCGCGGAAGATCGGCGTCACGAGCTGGGCGCTCACAGGTCCCGGCCCGAACCCGCTCACCGCTCTCTGTGATGACCACGTGGCGGTGGAGGCGCGGTCGGCGAACGCGCAGGAGGGCCACCTCATAGCACTCCACGCCATCTGCAGGGCGTTCGATTCGGAAGTAGCACGCTGCCGGGCAGGGAAGGGGACACCATGA